The sequence GCTAACGTTTATATtgaagtctaatttcaaaatgggcatttaaaaagtgccctttgcaatacaatgtcatcacacactaatttgcataaagccatggtgTCTTCTAAATAAGCTAGTTTGGAAAAAAATCTGCATTGCTCAATTCTGCACTAATCTCACCTGCACGTTTTCTATCTACTTACTACCGAAACTGTAGTTAGGCTGAACTCAttgtaacatatattttaaactttCGCATATAAACTACATAAACTGTAGAgatcgacagtactttagtGGCGGTTCAAGGAAGTCTTACCGCAAATTGTTCCATCAGTGAAAACCTGCCATATCGCTACCTCCAACATTTTAACCGCCAGAGGGAACTTTTTCAACATGACAACGCATACCCCGTGTAACTGGAGCCTGTCTCCCGGCTGTAAACGTCAATTTCCAAAACGCAGATCCGACGACTTGGGCAATCTCTGTCGAGGCTGCTGCAAGTTTCGGTTTCACCAGGAACTAGCCTTGACCCCGTCTTATGTCTACACATGTGTAGTGAGTTAGAGAATTATTTTTGACAATCACAACACACGTATGTTAATCCCTTTTTCGAATCTCATTCAACCTAGTTCCTAGTTGAAGAAATGTGCAGGCACAAAAGGAAATAAAAccaccccaaaacaaaacaaaaaaccccccaaaacaacaaaacaaaacaaaacaaaaaaacaacaagaaaaaacagGACTACATGGATCACTGTGTCAGTCGTTGTActccagactcactcactcactctatgtaaAGTTTAACATCGACTGTGTGGATCACTGAGTCAGTCGTTgtactgtctgatccagactcactcactcactcactcacccactcactcactcagtgtcataCACGAGTGATATAACGAGTggctaaataaaaaatcataaatTTGGCAATTGTTAAATAACAATCTCGGCCGTATGTACAGCGAACTGATTCCTCTCTTTACACAGCTAGTGTCTGTCGAGTCTGATGGAATTTCGGTACCTCGATTAGCACGATGAAACATTTGTGTCTCTTCTCCGAGTAATCATGTTAGGTTCGGGTTGTCATGTATTCAGAAGACACAGAATTAACGGTAGTCGACAGACATCTTCGAGCCATCTGACACTTCTATCGGAGATATTTTAATTTAGCTGATGTGAGTTGGTACGACAAAGGCAGACAGCAACCGTATCGTTGTGTCAATATATCATCACACGTAATTACAAAGACTTCAGTACTTGCTAGTTTAAGCCCCATTTGCTCAGAATGACAACAATGATCTTTGTATCACATAGCCGTATtaggtttgtttcttgttttagcCTATTGACAAAATCGATgctgtgaaaaaatatatttcaatagtATAATACAAGTTAACTCTCctgtttcatttaattattcagTGGCGATACCCTGTCTTGTCCATAACATTTGATGACATATAACGCGGACTTGCAGGAAGACACGAAGCTGCGGACGGGCTCACTTTCCCTAATAACTTGTACACAAATTGGCTACAAAATGCTAATGTACATGACTTTAACATTTAACTTCTCTTTCCTCCGCTGAGTGTTATTGTATCCTAGCTAGTATCCTTACGCGGACCTCTCTCATGTCCACAACaaaatacagctggaatactactTAGTGTCGTACTAgtgtactggaatactgcttagtgtAGCACAAGTGTACCAGAATACTGCTTAGTGTCGCACTAgtgtactggaatactgcttagtgtTGTACTAgtgtactggaatactgcttagtgtTGTACTAGTGTACTGGAACACTGCTTAGTGTAGCACTAGTGTACCAGAATACTGCTTAGTGTCGCACTAGTGTACTGGAATTCTGCTTAGTGCCGTAATAgtgtactggaatactgcttagtgcTGTACTAgtgtactggaatactgcttagtgtAGCACTAGTGTACCAGAACACTGCTTAGTGTCGCACTAGTGTACTGGAATTCTGCTTAGTGCCGTAATAgtgtactggaatactgcttagtgtTGTACTAgtgtactggaatactgcttagtgtCGTAATAgtgtactggaatactgcttagtgcAGTACTAgtgtactggaatactgcttagtgtTGTACTAgtgtactggaatactgcttagtgtTGTGCTAgtgtactggaatactgcttagtgtTGTACTAgtgtactggaatactgcttagtgaTGTACTAgtgtactggaatactgcttagtgtCGTACTAgtgtactggaatactgcttagtgaTGTACTAgtgtactggaatactgcttagtgtCTTAATAgtgtactggaatactgcttagtgcAGTACTAgtgtactggaatactgcttagtgtTGTACTAgtgtactggaatactgcttagtgtTGTGCTAgtgtactggaatactgcttagtgcTGCACTAgtgtactggaatactgcttagtgcAGTACTAgtgtactggaatactgcttagtgcTGTACTAgtgtactggaatactgcttagtgcAGTACTACtgtactggaatactgcttagtgctttactggaatactgcttagtgtCGTACTAgtgtactggaatactgcttagtgtAGCACTAgtgtactggaatactgcttagtgtCGCACTAgtgtactggaatactgcttagcgCCGTAATAgtgtactggaatactgcttagtgtCGTACTAgtgtactggaatactgcttagtgtTGTACTAgtgtactggaatactgcttagtgcAGTACTAgtgtactggaatactgcttagtgtTGTACTAgtgtactggaatactgcttagtgtCGCACTAgtgtactggaatactgcttagtgcCGTACTAGTGTATTGGAATACTGTTTAGTGTTGTACTAGTgtactggaatactgtttaGTGTTGTACTAgtgtactggaatactgcttagtgcCGTACTAgtgtactggaatactgcttagtgtCGTACTAgtgtactggaatactgcttagtgcTGTACTAGagtactggaatactgcttatgCTACatcatatatgtgtattatctTCAAGCTGAACATCCGATATCGACAATATCGTACATGACACACTGTACACTTGTAGGATAACACTGAAGACATATCAGTCGTGTAAACCCTGACATCTCTGCATCTGAATGTGCAATGAAAGTACAGCCCTGCAGGAAGGAAGAGTTCACTGTTGGCATGCTACTCACGTACAGGGCCGAGATTCGCCAGTGTAATGACACAACTCGATATATGTATGTGTCCGTGATGTTTGATCACCTGTGTTTGATTACACGTGACCAAGAGTATCACTTTTTTTATTCCACAGTTGGTCAGATACAAGTCAGGTAGTGGGATACAAGACAGTTAGTCAGTTACAAGCTAGTTACAATTCAGTTAGACAGATACAAGTCAGTTAGTCAGACACAAGTGAGCTAGTCAATTATAAGCCAGTTACAAGTCAGATACAATCCGGTTAGTCAGATACAAGTCAGTTACTCAGTTACAAACCACTTACAAGTCAGTCAGATACAAGTCAGTTAGTCAGTTACAGGCAAGTTACAATTCAATTAACATCCTGGATTTTACATATCACCGTAATTTTATACGTTATTACATTGAAACGGCGGTACATTTTCTCTAGCCCGAGTTCTGAGGATTTCATAtctgtaaaatcatttataaATCATTCTTAGGGTAAAGTCTACCTTTCAAAAGAGGACACGATATAGCGGATTTAGCAAATGAGGCGAATAAAGGTACGAAACTACGGCAGGTGTTTTCTGTTACTGATAGGGTGGGGGAGAAGTCTGGCCGTCCCACACCATCAGCTCCTCAGGGGGTTGGGGGGCAGACGCTTGGGTCTGCATGTGAGCACGGGTGTAGTTGGGAATATAGTGGATCGTCTGCCCTTGTAAAGCCACACCACCAGGAGGCGCTGTTCCATAATCACGTGCGTGTTTGACAGCGTCGTACTCGTGAAGGATCCTGAAGAACTCGCCGTCTTGACTCTGAAGCAGAACAATGCCAGGCTCCAGCTCCAGGGCGTACATAGTCTTCGTGTCAATCCTCTGGGACCCTGGACTGAGACGTTGTCGTTCCTGATCCTCCTTCCGTTTGCACGAACAGTCCCACAGAAGGTACACTACGAAGGCGAACACTGCTGTCACAATGAAGGCTGCGATGAGATGGGACAAGGAGAATCCTCCAACCCTGTAACTGTagcaaaacacaaacatacagtcagtacatgtgGAGAATCCTCCAACCCTGTAACTGTAGCAATCAGATAGTCTGTACACGTGAATTACCCTGCAACCCTGCCTCCGTAGAAAACAGATAGTCAGAAAACATTGATTACCGTCCAACCCTGCCTCTGTAGAAAACAGATAGTCAGAAAACATTGATTACCGTCCAACCCTGCCTCTGTAGAAAACAGATAGTCAGAAAACATTGATTACCGTCCAACCCTGCCTCTGTAGAAAACAGATAGTCAGAAAACATTGATTACCGTCCAACCCTGCCTCTGTAGAAAACAGATAGTCAGAAAACATTGATTACCATCCAATCCTGCCTCCGTAGAAAACAGATAGTCAGAAAACATTGATTACCATCCAACCCTGCCTCTGTAGAAAACAGATAGTCAGAAAACACTTACTATCACACGTCTACAGTTACTGTCATTGTACATCCTTGTCTTACTGTCATATGTCTACAGTTACTGTCAGTGTACATCCTAGTCTTACTGTCACAGGTCTACAGTTGCTGTCAGTGTACATCCTAGTCTTACTGTCACACGTCTACAGTTGCTGTCAGTGTACATCCTTTTCTCCTCTCATATGTCTACAACTACTGTCAGTGTACATCCTATTCTTACTGTCACATGTCTACAGCAACTGTCAGTGTACATCCTAGTTTTACTGTCATATGTCTACAGTTACTGTCAGTGTACATGCTAGTGTCATTAGCTTATCCGTTTAACCTTTTGTTCACCTGCCCGTTAAATACTATGTCCATCTGTGTTCCCTTTTCAGTTGAATCTTGACTATTGCTGTTTTAATTAATGTGTGTGTTCTTTATGTTCACATGCCTCATTAATGATGTGTTCCTCTGTGTGTTCACCTATCTGTTGAATCTTATACTCATATGTGTCAACCTATCTAACTAATGTAGTGTTCACATCTTTATCTGTGTTTTCAACACTCCACTCTGGTCCTCCATCTGTGTTAGCAAATATGTGTTCATCTTTGAGGTTTAATTGTGTTTTGAGAGGTGTGATGAATTTCTCAGCTCATCttaatttcataaataaaaaGTGAAGTAGGACGTGTCTTATAAATACCGCGATCCTCGAAGTCTATGGTTTGCATTTACAATTAGTAACTTCTCATTCTGAGACTCTCTAGATATCGGCGGGCATCAATTACAAAGGTTTAGATGCTTGAAGTGTCCCACGTATTTTCTGTATGACTGAGGCTGACACAGGATGAAAAACAGATGAGAGGGACGACTGACGATGGGGAGTTATCTTTTCCCCACACATCTTTAAGGTGACACCACAACCGGATGTCTGTAGCTACTGATGCAGTGCTTTCTGAGAAATTTTCTTTTAGCGGGTTTCCCTCCTTGTGAGAGTAGCGTGACGTCTGAGGCACTTGCCTAACGTCACAATTGCCCCGGTGTTATAAGAAGGCAATCGTCAACATGTCAGGTCATTTAAGGGCAAAAAACCCAGTTACCTTCATGTTATGCGCAAAGCAAGAAAGTCCTTCAATCTCGACTGGAGAAAATCATAGATGAACCACTTTTTAGATGCCAAGTAGAATGGAAGACAGGCCGGAATCGCGCAAAATGTGAATATGGGTTAGCATCATATAGGAGACAAAAAGAGAGAAAACCGTATTCTACATAacacaagaaacacaaacatatcGGAAGACAGTGTTCTACAAAGCACAAGAAACACGAACATATCGGAAGACAGGGTTGTACATAACACAGGGCACAGAAAATAGAAGGAAAACAGGGATCTACATGACCAGGGAGATACAAACAGAGAGGAAAACTGGGTTGTACATTGATTGTCAAGAACAAGAGGGACACAATAATACAAGGTGTGGAGTAGTCACAAGATGGACACAACAGTGTGCCGTAAAGTAACACAAGAAGAAACAAAGGCATGGTTCAGATAGTAAGGGAACTACCAGAGCGAAAAGAATATGTCAGTTACCAAAGTACCACCGTAAGACATTGTGTGAAATATTTGGAATCCACCTACTGTGTCCAACTTCGTCCTTCCCAGCCGGGTTCATAGAAGATGTTACTTGCGTGGTACATGGCAAATAACAGAAGAGTTCTCAGCCAATCAGTAAATGTCATTTATGTGTGAGACGAGATAAGTGGGGTCACGCTTTTTCAGCAAACTACAGTGTCTTTTACATTCATTGGGTTGAGtgtcatccgggattcgaacccacacaccCAGGGTCAGGCAACTAGCCGCAAGCTAGAATGTGTAGTTTACTGAcaaagtgttatcccaaatataacgtgtGTCGTAAATGTCACGAGTAGAGAGCACAGAGATTTCAGTAAAACATCATATTTCATATGACTAGAATAGGAATTATATCAGACGAGGAATATCTCAGCTTGTGTCATATAAGACGAGTTAAAGGTATTCGGAGTTGTTACATGTGTCATACAACACAGGAATAGAATATGTAAGTCGAAAGACTCCCATCTTTAACATCTCCTCGTCACTTGAAAAGTTCAAGCATCTCTTAAATACGCCAGATATTAATTTTATACACTGTTATATCGTTTCAACCATGCATAAACGACTTCAAATGTTTCCTTGACTGTTTTATGTATGCGGTGTAATTGCGCTTGTCAGAATAAATGTGTGTGATAACTTTTTGTGAGTATCTGAGGTCACAGCTTCACGGCTAGAGAGCTAGCGTCTGGGTATCTAAGCTCACAGCTGCATGgctattgtgtgtgtgtctatgctTACATCTGCAtggttagtgtatgtgtgtgtctacgtTCACATCTACATggctagtgtatgtgtgtgtctgcgttCACATCTGCCTggctagtgtatgtgtgtgtctgtgtttataTCTGTCTggctagtgtatgtgtgtgtctacgtTCACATCTGCCTggctagtgtatgtgtgtgtctgtgtttataTCTGTCTggctagtgtatgtgtgtgtctacgtTCACATCTGCCTggctagtgtatgtgtgtgtctgtgtttataTCTGTCTggctagtgtatgtgtgtgtctgtgttcacatctGCATGcctagtgtatgtgtgtgtctatgtttaCAGCTGCATTgctagtgtgtctgtgtgtgtgtgtgtgtgtctatgctTACATCTGCATGGctagtgtatatgtatgtgtctatgttcACAGCTTCATggctagtgtatgtgtgtgtctatgtttaCATCTGCATGGCTAGTGTATGTGTTTGTCTATGCTTACATCTGCAtggttagtgtatgtgtgtgtttacgttCACATCTACATggctagtgtatgtgtgtgtctacgtTCACATCTGCCTGGCTAGTGTATGTGCCTATGCTTACAATTGCATGGCTAGTACATGCGTGTGTCTATGTTCACATTTGCCTggctagtgtatgtgtgtgtctattCTTACATCTGAATGGCTAGTGTTTGTGTGCGTCTATGTTCACATCTACATggctagtgtatgtgtgtgtctatgttttCAGCTGCATTgctagtgtgtctgtgtgtgtgtgtgtgtgtgtgtgtgtgtctatgctTACATCTGCATGActagtgtatatgtgtgtgtctatgttcACAGCTTCATggctagtgtatgtgtgtgtctatgtttaCATCTGCATGGCTAGTGTATGTGTTTGTCTATGCTTACATCTGCATGGTTagtgtatatgtgtgtctaCGTTCACATCTACATggctagtgtatgtgtgtgtctacgtTCACATCTGCCTGGCTAGTGTATGTGCGTATGCTTACAATTGCATGGCTAGTacatgtgtgtgtctatgttcACATTTGCCTggctagtgtatgtgtgtgtctattCTTACATCTGAATGGCTAGTGTTTGTGTGCGTCTATGTTCACATCTACATggctagtgtatgtgtgtgtctacgtTCACATCTGCCTGGCtagtgcatgtgtgtgtctatgttcACATCTACACggctagtgtatgtgtgtgtctacgtTCACATCTACATggctagtgtatgtgtgtgtctacgtTCACATCTGCCTGGCtagtgcatgtgtgtgtctatgttcACATCTACACggctagtgtatgtgtgtgtctacgtTCACATCTGCCTggctagtgtatgtgtgtgtctatgtttaTATCTGCCTggctagtgtatgtgtgtgtctacgtTCACATCTGCATggctagtgtatgtgtgtgtctacgtTCACATCTGCCTggctagtgtatgtgtgtgtctatgtttaTATCTGCATggctagtgtatgtgtgtgtctatgtttaTATCTGCATggctagtgtatgtgtgtgtctacgtTCACATCTGCATggctagtgtatgtgtgtgtctacgtTCACATCTGCCTgtctagtgtatgtgtgtgtctacgtTCACATCTGCCTggctagtgtatgtgtgtgtctatgtttaTATCTGCCTggctagtgtatgtgtgtgtctatgtttaTATCTGCATggctagtgtatgtgtgtgtctacgtTCACATCTGCCTGgttagtgtatgtgtttgtCTACGTTCACATCTACATggctagtgtatgtgtgtgtctacgtTCACATCTACATggctagtgtatgtgtgtgtctacgtTCACATCTACATggctagtgtatgtgtgtgtctacgtTCACATCTGCATggctagtgtatgtgtgtgtctacgtTCACATCTACATggctagtgtatgtgtgtgtctacgtTCACATCTGAATggctagtgtatgtgtgtgtctatgtttaTATCTGCATggctagtgtatgtgtgtgtctatgttcACATCTGCATGGCTCGTGTATGTGTTTGTCTATGTTTATATCTGCATggctagtgtatgtgtgtgtctacgtTCACATCTGCCTggctagtgtatgtgtgtgtctacgtTCACATCTACATggctagtgtatgtgtgtgtctacgtTCACATCTACAcggttagtgtatgtgtgtgtctacgtTCACATCTGCATggctagtgtatgtgtgtgtctacgtTCACATCTGCCTgtctagtgtatgtgtgtgtctacgtTCACATCTGCATggctagtgtatgtgtgtgtctacgtTCACATCTGCCTgtctagtgtatgtgtgtgtctatgtttaTATCTGCATggctagtgtatgtgtgtgtctatgtttaTATCTGCATggctagtgtatgtgtgtgtctacgtTCACATCTGCATggctagtgtatgtgtgtgtctacgtTCACATCTGCCTgtctagtgtatgtgtgtgtctatgtttaTATCTGCATGGCTAGTGTATGTGTTTGTCTATGTTTACATCTACAcggttagtgtatgtgtgtgtctacgtTCACATCTGCCTGgttagtgtatgtgtttgtCTATGTTTATATCTGCATGgctggtgtatgtgtgtgtctacgtTCACATCTACATGGCTAGTGTATGTGTCTAAGCTTACAGATGCATAGCTAGTGTGTGTCTATGTCCAGCCTCTACAGCAGCTTACACTGTTACTGTACATGTGTTTAAAGCGTGGAACAGCCTCTACAGCAGGTTACAGCGTTGCTGTATATGTGTGGAAATCCGTGGAACAGTTACAGCAACAGGTTACAATGATACTAAATGTGTATGAAAACCGTGGAGACCTAGTTGCCGGTCACCATCCAACAGATATCGGTTCTGGCTACCAGATACCATCAAATAGTTATAGATCCCTGGTTTCTGTTTGCCATGCTATAGTTCTACCGCCCTGTTACCATGCTATAGATCTACAGCCCTGTTACCATGCTATAGTTCTACCGCCCTGTTACCATGCTATAGTTCTACCGTCCTGTTACCATGCTATAGTTCTACCGTCCTGTTGCCATGCTATAGTTCTACCGTCCTGTTACCATGATATAGTTCTGCCGTCCTGTTGCCATGATATAGTTCTTGTTACCATGATATAGTTCTGCCGTCCTGTTACCATGATATAGTTCTACCGTCCTGTTACCATGCTATAGTTCTACCGCCCTGTTACCATGCTATAGTTCTACCGCCCTGTTACCATGCTATAGTTCTACCGTCCTGTTACCATGCTATAGTTCTACCGTCCTGTTGCCATGCTATAGTTCCACCGTCCTGTTACCATACTATAGTTCTACCGTCCTGTTACCATGATATAGTGCTACCGTTCTGTTACCATGATATAGTTCTGCCGTCCTGTTACCATGATATAGTTCTTGTTACCATGATATAGTTCTGCCGTCCTGTTACCATGCTATAGTTCTACCGCCCTGTTACCATGCTATAGTTCTACCGTCCTGTTACCATGCTATAGTTCTACCGCCCTGTTGCCATGCTATAGTTCTACCGTCCTGTTACCATGCTATAGTTCTACCGCCCTGTTGCCATACTATAGTTCTACCGCCCTGTTGCCATACTATAGTTCTACCGTCCTGTTACCATGCTATAGTTCTACCGTCCTGTTACCATGCTATAGTTTTACCGTCCTGTTACCATGCTATAGTTTTACCGTCCTGTTGCCATGCTATAGTTCTACCGTCCTGTTACCATGATATAGTTCTCCCGTCCTGTTATCATGCTATAGTTCTACCGCCCTGCTACCATGCTATAGTTCTACCGCCCTGTTACCATGCTATAGTTCTACCGCCCTGTTACCATGCTATAGTTATACGTTCTGGTTACCAGTTACCAGACTATTGTTACATGCACTATGTTGTACTCCTTCCTACCTGTCATCATAGCTTCCGGCATCCATTAACGCGTTATTCAGACTCGGAGTTGCTTGGATTCACTGGAAGGAGAGATTAAATATGTTACCTCTTTTCCGTTTTTGTATGTGCTTAGAAAAAGACATccgaaaaaaccccaaaaaagcCACACAGGCATATCATTTCCAATAGCTAAACTCAGATCACAGCACTACTTCGATACCTAATACCATACATGTTACCAGTCAGCTGAGAGTGGTAGGATAGTCAGCTGAGAGTGGTAGGATAGTCAGCTGAGAGTGGTAGGGTAGCCAACTGAGAGTGGTAGGGCAACCAACTGAGAGTGATAGTGTAGCTCGATGAGGGTCGAATGGTAGCCAACTGAGAGTGGTAGGGTAGCCAACTGAGAGTGATAGGGTAGCCCGATGAGGGTCGAATGGTAGCCAACTGAGAGTGATAGGGTAACCAGATGAGGGTCGAATGGTAGCCAACTGagagtggtagggtagccttctGAGAGTGATAGGGTATCCAAATGAGGGTCGAATGGTAGCCAACTGAGAGTGGTAGGCCAGCCAGATGAGGGCTGAGTGGTAGCCAGCAGA comes from Haliotis asinina isolate JCU_RB_2024 chromosome 13, JCU_Hal_asi_v2, whole genome shotgun sequence and encodes:
- the LOC137260178 gene encoding uncharacterized protein isoform X3; its protein translation is MDAGSYDDSYRVGGFSLSHLIAAFIVTAVFAFVVYLLWDCSCKRKEDQERQRLSPGSQRIDTKTMYALELEPGIVLLQSQDGEFFRILHEYDAVKHARDYGTAPPGGVALQGQTIHYIPNYTRAHMQTQASAPQPPEELMVWDGQTSPPPYQ
- the LOC137260178 gene encoding uncharacterized protein isoform X2, with the protein product MPEAMMTGRSWTHYRVGGFSLSHLIAAFIVTAVFAFVVYLLWDCSCKRKEDQERQRLSPGSQRIDTKTMYALELEPGIVLLQSQDGEFFRILHEYDAVKHARDYGTAPPGGVALQGQTIHYIPNYTRAHMQTQASAPQPPEELMVWDGQTSPPPYQ
- the LOC137260178 gene encoding uncharacterized protein isoform X1, whose product is MTFTDWLRTLLLFAMYHASNIFYEPGWEGRSWTHYRVGGFSLSHLIAAFIVTAVFAFVVYLLWDCSCKRKEDQERQRLSPGSQRIDTKTMYALELEPGIVLLQSQDGEFFRILHEYDAVKHARDYGTAPPGGVALQGQTIHYIPNYTRAHMQTQASAPQPPEELMVWDGQTSPPPYQ